One part of the Lemur catta isolate mLemCat1 chromosome 13, mLemCat1.pri, whole genome shotgun sequence genome encodes these proteins:
- the KCTD12 gene encoding BTB/POZ domain-containing protein KCTD12: MALADSTRGLPNGGGGGGGSGSSSSSAEPPLFPDIVELNVGGQVYVTRRCTVVSVPDSLLWRMFTQQQPQELARDSKGRFFLDRDGFLFRYILDYLRDLQLVLPDYFPERSRLQREAEYFELPELVRRLGAPQQPGPGPPPPPSRRGVHKEGSLGDELLPLGYAEPEQQEGASGGAPSPTLELASRSPSGGAAGPLLTPSQSLDGSRRSGYITIGYRGSYTIGRDAQADAKFRRVARITVCGKTSLAKEVFGDTLNESRDPDRPPERYTSRYYLKFNFLEQAFDKLSDSGFHMVACSSTGTCAFASSTDQSEDKIWTSYTEYVFCRE, encoded by the coding sequence ATGGCTCTGGCGGACAGCACACGTGGATTACCCAACGGGGGAGGCGGCGGGGGCGGCAGCGGCTCCTCGTCGTCCTCCGCGGAGCCGCCGCTCTTCCCCGATATCGTGGAGCTGAACGTGGGGGGCCAGGTGTACGTGACCCGGCGCTGCACGGTGGTGTCTGTGCCCGACTCGCTGCTCTGGCGCATGTTCACGCAGCAGCAGCCGCAGGAGCTGGCCCGGGACAGCAAAGGCCGCTTCTTTTTGGACCGGGACGGCTTCCTCTTCCGCTACATCCTGGATTACCTGCGGGACCTGCAGCTCGTGCTGCCCGACTACTTCCCCGAGCGCAGCCGGCTGCAGCGCGAGGCCGAATACTTTGAGCTGCCGGAGCTCGTGCGCCGCCTCGGGGCGCCCCAGCAGCCCGGCCCGGGGCCGCCGCCACCGCCCTCGCGACGCGGGGTGCACAAGGAGGGCTCGCTGGGCGACGAGCTGCTGCCGCTCGGCTACGCGGAGCCCGAGCAGCAAGAGGGCGCCTCCGGCGGGGCGCCGTCGCCCACGCTGGAGCTCGCTAGCCGCAGCCCGTCCGGGGGCGCGGCGGGCCCGCTGCTCACGCCGTCCCAGTCGCTGGACGGCAGCCGGCGCTCTGGCTACATCACCATCGGCTACCGCGGCTCCTACACCATCGGGCGGGACGCGCAGGCGGACGCCAAGTTCCGGCGGGTGGCGCGCATCACCGTGTGCGGCAAGACGTCGCTGGCCAAGGAGGTGTTTGGGGACACCCTGAATGAGAGCCGGGACCCCGACCGGCCCCCGGAGCGCTACACCTCGCGCTATTATCTCAAGTTCAACTTCCTCGAGCAGGCCTTCGATAAGCTGTCCGACTCGGGCTTCCACATGGTGGCCTGCAGCTCCACGGGCACCTGCGCCTTTGCCAGCAGCACCGACCAGAGCGAGGACAAGATCTGGACCAGCTACACCGAGTACGTCTTCTGCAGGGAGTGA